Proteins from a single region of Rhodospirillales bacterium:
- the recG gene encoding ATP-dependent DNA helicase RecG: MRPPILYPLFAAVDSLAGVGPTLAKSLGRLAGPRIVDLLWHLPHGLVDRRLSPCIAAVTAGQTASVRVKVIEHAPPRNRRHPYRVLTADASGELVLVFFNARGDYLARTLPAGEIRLVSGAVERFGDTLQMVHPDYIVEEAAADTLPAFEPVYPLTAGLGGKVLAKVVRAALERAPVLDEWLDPAFLARRGWPAWHEAVVCAHAPQDEADVEATAPARARLAYDELLANQLALAIVRRQMRRKPGKAHPGDGHLAACIEAQLGFELTSAQRAALTDIRADLARPARMLRLLQGDVGSGKTVVALLAMLQVIESGAQAALLAPTELLARQHFAIIARLAEAVGVRTALLTGREKEAARRATMAGLAGGEIAIAVGTHALLQDAVAFDDLGLAVIDEQHRFGVEQRLAIAGKGGGVDVLVMSATPIPRTLTMTVYGDLDVSRIEGKPPGRRPIDTRVLPNHRLDDVVEGIGRILSAGAKVYWVCPLVEDSETLDLAAAEDRHAHLASVFPGRTALVHGRMKTAEREAAMRAFRDGDASVLVATTVIEVGVDVPAATLMVIEHAERFGLAQLHQLRGRVGRGDAPSTCILLYAAPISDAARARLAVLRETDDGFRIAEEDLRLRGAGELLGVRQSGLPAFHLADLAHHAELLAIAGDEARLIIERDSDLAGARGPALRQLLYLFERDQAIRTLGSG, encoded by the coding sequence ATGCGCCCGCCCATCCTTTATCCCCTGTTCGCCGCTGTCGATTCACTTGCCGGTGTCGGGCCGACTCTGGCGAAATCGTTGGGGCGCCTCGCCGGTCCCCGTATCGTCGATCTGCTGTGGCATCTGCCGCACGGGCTGGTCGATCGCCGCCTGTCGCCGTGCATCGCTGCCGTTACCGCCGGGCAGACGGCGAGCGTGCGGGTCAAGGTCATCGAGCACGCCCCGCCGCGCAACCGGCGTCATCCCTACCGGGTGCTTACCGCCGATGCCAGCGGTGAGCTTGTCCTCGTTTTCTTCAACGCTCGTGGGGACTATCTCGCACGAACGCTTCCAGCGGGAGAGATCCGCCTGGTCAGCGGCGCCGTCGAGCGCTTCGGCGATACGCTGCAAATGGTTCATCCGGACTACATCGTCGAGGAAGCCGCCGCCGATACGTTGCCGGCGTTCGAGCCGGTCTATCCGCTGACCGCGGGTCTTGGTGGCAAGGTGCTGGCGAAAGTGGTGCGGGCCGCATTGGAACGGGCGCCGGTGCTGGACGAATGGCTCGATCCTGCCTTTCTCGCACGTCGCGGCTGGCCGGCGTGGCACGAGGCGGTCGTCTGCGCGCACGCGCCGCAAGACGAGGCTGACGTCGAGGCGACGGCACCGGCCCGGGCACGGCTCGCCTATGACGAGTTGCTAGCCAACCAACTCGCCCTCGCGATCGTCCGCCGGCAGATGCGGCGTAAGCCCGGGAAGGCCCACCCGGGAGACGGGCACCTTGCCGCCTGCATCGAAGCGCAGCTCGGATTTGAACTCACCAGCGCTCAGCGGGCGGCGTTGACGGACATCCGCGCCGATCTCGCCCGGCCGGCGCGCATGCTTCGCCTGCTACAAGGCGATGTTGGCAGCGGTAAGACCGTCGTTGCGCTGCTGGCAATGCTGCAGGTGATTGAAAGCGGAGCACAGGCGGCGTTGCTGGCGCCGACCGAGCTGCTTGCCCGCCAGCATTTCGCCATCATCGCCCGCCTCGCCGAGGCGGTGGGCGTGCGCACCGCGCTGCTCACCGGCCGGGAAAAGGAGGCGGCACGCCGGGCGACAATGGCGGGACTCGCCGGCGGTGAGATCGCCATTGCCGTCGGCACCCACGCCCTGCTTCAGGACGCGGTGGCGTTCGATGATCTCGGGCTGGCGGTAATCGACGAGCAGCATCGCTTCGGCGTCGAGCAGCGTCTCGCCATCGCCGGCAAGGGTGGCGGCGTCGACGTGCTGGTGATGTCGGCGACACCCATCCCGCGCACTTTGACGATGACCGTATATGGCGACCTCGACGTTTCGCGGATCGAGGGGAAGCCGCCGGGTCGCCGGCCGATCGATACCCGTGTTCTGCCCAACCATCGCCTCGATGACGTCGTCGAGGGAATCGGGCGGATATTGTCGGCGGGCGCCAAGGTCTACTGGGTCTGTCCGCTGGTCGAGGACTCCGAAACGCTCGATCTCGCCGCCGCCGAGGATCGGCACGCCCACCTCGCCAGCGTCTTTCCCGGCCGCACCGCCCTGGTGCACGGACGGATGAAGACGGCGGAGCGCGAGGCCGCCATGCGTGCGTTCCGCGACGGCGACGCCAGCGTACTGGTGGCGACGACGGTGATCGAGGTCGGTGTCGACGTGCCGGCGGCGACGCTGATGGTCATCGAGCACGCCGAGCGTTTCGGCCTTGCCCAGCTTCACCAGCTCCGCGGCCGGGTGGGGCGGGGCGACGCACCGTCGACCTGCATTCTCCTTTATGCGGCGCCGATCAGCGATGCCGCGCGAGCGCGTCTCGCCGTCCTGCGCGAGACCGACGATGGCTTTCGTATCGCCGAGGAGGATTTGCGGCTGCGCGGCGCGGGAGAGCTGCTGGGCGTGCGTCAGAGCGGCCTGCCGGCCTTCCACCTTGCCGATCTCGCACACCACGCCGAGCTCCTTGCCATCGCCGGTGACGAAGCTCGGCTGATCATCGAGCGCGATTCCGACCTCGCCGGCGCACGCGGCCCAGCGTTACGCCAGCTGCTCTACCTCTTCGAGCGCGACCAGGCGATCCGCACCCTGGGCTCGGGCTGA
- a CDS encoding succinate dehydrogenase assembly factor 2, whose amino-acid sequence MSEEDDNRRKRVAFRCHHTGMRENDLLFGAFVDRHLHELSDADVDWLERLVMEHDDLDLNNWMTGRAPVPVELDHPVMRALKSFKFTV is encoded by the coding sequence GTGAGCGAAGAGGACGACAACCGGCGCAAGCGCGTGGCCTTCCGGTGCCACCATACCGGCATGCGCGAGAACGACCTTCTGTTCGGCGCGTTCGTCGACCGGCATCTGCATGAACTCAGCGATGCGGACGTCGACTGGCTGGAACGGCTGGTGATGGAGCACGACGACCTCGACCTTAACAACTGGATGACCGGGCGCGCGCCGGTTCCGGTTGAACTCGATCATCCGGTCATGCGCGCGCTCAAGAGCTTTAAGTTTACAGTCTAA